The DNA region gCAAAAATACACAAcaatgatatataaattttttgtaCTAAACAAATACTTGATAAATATGttacaaaatgaaaattttcacataaaaaaaaaatgtacataattattatgttatcaatattatgatgttcatttttttttttttttttttacttcATAGTGCTCTTTTGGTTTGACtttgaataaaaaaaaaggaaaaattTAAAGAGACTTcacaatattttttaacaaaacaacaaaattaaaaaaaaataataataaagtaataaatacactaagaatttataaaatacataatttttatttatttatttattattttatattatattttaaatattctCAATATccaaatatatttttacatatatgttTACTTTCTCCCTCATATAGATTGTcaacattttaaaaatcAAATTAATCCattggaaaaaaaaaaaaaaataatatatgcttatatatatttattatattttatgtatgcataaatgtataatatattaatttaatttttttaaattcattatacaaaaataagggattatataattttatttctgtaattatatatatatatatatatatatatatataatatattttttcttttttacCTCAATAATAAAGTTTTCCATATAattagaaatataaaatataataatattataaaaataaaaatatatatatatatattggcatttttataaaatattttcttccgtttgataagaatatataacagcattattataattatatataagaaatatatataatatatatttttttttttttttttatttcatgTACCAATTAACACTATAGAACAACATAAAAGAAGAACATTATAAGAATGGTGACAGCTATAAAAGGAGTTTTAGTTAAATGCGATGAACCTACTATgcaaataattttaatgtTAAATGAAGAGAAGAATTTTTTGATTGAAAAAATTAGTGAGACTGTTTGTTTATGTAAAGAAAATGTTCATGATTTTCTAGAAAAAGAAGTAATAAAACAATTGGAATATTCAGAAAGGCATGAAACTGAAGATTAgtctttttaataatttcttttgtttaaaaaaaattataaatataaggATGGTATTATAAATTCGAAGGATAATTAAACttatttgtaaaaatatatatatatatatatatatataatttatttatttatttataattatttatgtaaatattttatttttagttgctttcatttttttttattcatttttttttattaa from Plasmodium gaboni strain SY75 chromosome 14, whole genome shotgun sequence includes:
- a CDS encoding putative transcription factor TFIIH complex subunit Tfb5, which codes for MVTAIKGVLVKCDEPTMQIILMLNEEKNFLIEKISETVCLCKENVHDFLEKEVIKQLEYSERHETED